In Cyprinus carpio isolate SPL01 chromosome B7, ASM1834038v1, whole genome shotgun sequence, a genomic segment contains:
- the LOC109092960 gene encoding RNA-binding protein MEX3B-like yields the protein MPSSLFADEERSGSGGQGDALDDQRALQIALDQLSLLGLDNDENSLYDNEPRKRSVNMTECVPVPSSEHVAEIVGRQGCKIKALRAKTNTYIKTPVRGEEPVFVVTGRREDVAMARREIISAAEHFSMIRASRNKNSSLNGNATAPGPPNLPGQTTIQVRVPYRVVGLVVGPKGATIKRIQQQTHTYIVTPSRDKEPVFEVTGMPENVDRAREEIEAHIAMRTGGLIEFTDENDFHANGTDVGFDLHGNASLWSKTNSSVTPTSGRKPFSNYRNDSSSSLGSASTDSYFGGNNSSSRLADYSPPSPALSYTASSNNNNNNNASGFVYGGEVISPDSADLAFDPSPGFDPTPAPPGLMWSQYERATNGTSASSPVFPTNASMNVNGLQRRANQPRLSPPLHQSNGAAEHPLARRVRSDPGGGTLSFPGYSMGSHHSGVPSDSSISSSSSSSSSSSSGTSRKGSRDCSVCFESEVIAALVPCGHNLFCMECANRICERNEPKCPVCHATVTQAIRIFS from the exons ATGCCTAGTTCGCTGTTCGCCGACGAGGAGCGGAGCGGCAGCGGCGGGCAGGGGGACGCCCTGGATGACCAAAGAGCCCTGCAGATCGCTCTGGACCAGCTCTCGCTGCTAGGTCTGGATAACGATGAAAATTCGCTGTATGACAACGAGCCCAGGAAAAGGAGCGTGAACATGACCGAATGCGTTCCCGTTCCCAGCTCCGAACACGTTGCTGAAATCGTCGGCAGACAAg GTTGCAAGATTAAAGCCCTGCGAGCAAAGACCAATACGTATATCAAAACTCCAGTGCGAGGAGAGGAGCCGGTCTTTGTTGTGACAGGCAGGCGAGAGGATGTAGCCATGGCTCGGAGGGAAATCATCTCAGCAGCCGAGCACTTCTCCATGATCAGAGCCTCGCGGAACAAAAACAGCAGCCTGAACGGGAATGCCACGGCACCCGGCCCGCCCAACCTGCCTGGTCAGACCACCATTCAGGTGCGGGTGCCCTATCGGGTGGTGGGACTAGTGGTTGGCCCCAAGGGGGCCACCATCAAGCGCATCCAGCAGCAGACGCACACCTACATTGTCACGCCCAGTCGTGACAAAGAGCCCGTGTTTGAGGTGACCGGCATGCCGGAAAATGTTGACCGGGCCAGGGAGGAGATTGAAGCACACATCGCCATGCGCACCGGCGGCCTGATCGAGTTCACCGATGAGAATGACTTCCACGCCAATGGCACCGACGTGGGTTTCGATTTGCATGGGAATGCCAGCTTGTGGAGCAAGACCAACTCCAGCGTCACTCCCACTTCAGGTCGCAAGCCATTCTCCAATTATCGCAACGACAGCTCCAGCTCCTTAGGGAGCGCCTCTACCGATTCGTATTTTGGCGGCAACAATAGCAGCTCGAGGCTGGCCGATTATAGCCCGCCAAGCCCCGCCCTCAGCTACACTGCCtccagcaacaacaacaacaacaacaatgccaGTGGATTTGTGTACGGTGGCGAGGTGATCTCACCCGATTCCGCTGACTTGGCCTTCGATCCGTCGCCGGGATTCGACCCTACTCCGGCACCGCCGGGCCTGATGTGGTCACAGTACGAGCGCGCCACCAACGGCACCTCGGCCTCGTCGCCTGTTTTCCCCACCAATGCTTCCATGAACGTCAACGGGCTGCAGCGCCGAGCCAACCAGCCCAGGCTGTCCCCGCCTTTGCACCAGAGCAATGGAGCGGCCGAGCATCCATTGGCGCGCCGGGTGCGCAGCGATCCGGGCGGAGGCACACTCAGCTTCCCTGGTTACTCGATGGGATCCCATCATTCCGGCGTTCCCTCCGACTCATCCATCTCTTCATCCTCCTCGTcgtcctcttcatcctcatctggGACGAGCCGCAAGGGAAGTCGGGACTGCTCGGTGTGCTTCGAGAGTGAGGTGATCGCGGCTCTAGTGCCCTGCGGCCACAACCTGTTCTGCATGGAGTGTGCCAACCGCATCTGCGAGAGAAACGAGCCCAAATGCCCCGTCTGCCATGCTACAGTTACTCAGGCTATACGTATATTTTCCTAA